GTGTACCAGCTAGTTCGCCAGTTCCGACCGGATGCGACTGGCTTCAACTACAGCCCGGAGGTGAAAAACCGCTTGGTGCTGAAAACCTATGACGTGATCAGCAAGGGCCGGCTGCAGTTCGACGCCGGCTGGAACGAGGTGGTGGCGTCCTTCATGTCGATCCGCAAAACGATGACCAGCAGTGGCCGGCAGGCAACCTATGCCGCCGGCCGCTCGGAAGAAACCAGCCACGCCGATCTGGCGTGGGCAACGATGCACGCCCTTTACAACGAACCGCTTGAAGGGCAGGACGGTGCCCTGAAAGGCACAGTGGAGATTTTCTGATGTCCGAATTGGATACCCTGCCAACCCCTGCCAATGTCGAGGCGTTTGCCTTTGGCGACCCGGAGCCGGTGCTTGATCATCGCGGGCTGATGGACTACCTGGAGTGCGCACCCACCGACAACTGGTTTGAGCCGCCGCTGAGCTTTGACGGCCTGGCCCGCGCCAAGGATGCCAGCGTGCACCATGCCAGCGCGCTGGTGGTGAAGCGCAACATTCTGGCCAGCACCTTTACCCCGCACAAGCTGCTGAGCCGGTCGGCGTTCTCGCGGCTGGCCATGGATTACCTGGTGTTCGGCAACTGCTACCTGGAGCAGATCGAAAACCGCTTCCGTGCGGTGATCAGCCTGAAACCGGCACCGGCCAAGTACGTGCGCCGCAGCCTGGATATGACCGGCTACTGGTGGGTGCCAAAACTGGATAACGCCCACCTTCTTGGCCGCACCATCCACCTGATGGAACCCGACATCAACCAGGAGGTGTACGGGCTGCCGGATTATCTGGCCGGCCTGCAGTCAGCTTTGCTGAACGAGTCGGCCACGCTGTTCCGCCGCCGCTATTACCTCAACGGCTCACATGCTGGCTTTATCCTGCACCTGACCGACAGCGCAATGAACCAGGAGGATGTGGACGCGATCCGCGATGCGATGCGCCGCAGCAAGGGGCCGGGCAACTTCCGCAACCTGTTCCTGTACACGCCCAACGGCACCAAGGACAGCTTGAAGGTGATCCCGGTGGCCGAGGTGGCGGCCAAGGACGAATTCCTGGGCATCAAGAACGCCACCCGCGACGACGTGATGGCCATGCACCGTGTACCGCCCCAGCTTATGGGCGTGCTGCCGAACAACACCGGCGGGTTCGGCGACGTGGAGAAGTCGGCCAAGGTGTTCTGGCGTAACGAGCTGGTACCGCTGCAGGAGCGCTTCCTCGAAATCAACGATCTGCTTGGCATCGAGGTGGTGAAGTTCCAGCCGTACCAGCTGGACGACTGACACCTCGCCAGCACCCCACCCAACCGCCGCAAGGCGGTTTTTTTTCGCCTGCAGTCAGTTGGCCAGCGCCGCGTCGCCTGGCTCAATTTCCAGGCTGCCAACCCCCGGCGCGCGCCCTCGTAGCCCCGCCACGCCTGCCCGCTTCATGCGTGGGTTTTTATGCACCAGCATGACCCCAATGTGAACCCGTGTTGACGCGGCTTTCGACCATATTTTCCCCCCACAACAAGATTGGCATTTTCATGCGCTACAGCATAGTTTTGATGCAGGCACTGCGATAAGAATGCGACACTACTTTTATCAGAGTGGTTAAATTGGTGGTTGTTATTTTAAGTGTTTGATAAATATGCTTTTGAAATGGATTGCAAATCCGGTCAGTCCAGTTCGACTCTGGATCGCGCCTCCAGACAAACCCCCAGCAAACCAAGTTTGCTGGGGGTTTTGTTTTGTCCGCCTTGCCTGTTGCGCTACGGCGGCACCGCCGATGCCGATTGCCGTGCCCGGCGATGTTGCCTAAGCTGGGAGCATCTCCCTGTTGCGGCCAACCTTTGCCATGAACATCCCCGTTACCGATTGTCTGTCCCTGCTGCACCGCTGCAGCTCGCTGGCGCTGGCGACACAGTCGCAGGCGCTGCCGGGTTATCCCTTTGTCACCGTGTTGCCGTTTGCACTGGATGCGGCGCACCGGCCGTGGCTACTGATGAGCGAGCTGGCCGAGCATTGCCGCAATGTGCGCGCCGACGGCCGCGTCAGCGTGCTGCTGCAACAGGCGGGGGAGGACGTGCTGCAAGGCGAGCGCATGACGCTGGTGGGCGATCTGCAGGCAATGTCGCCGGACACGGCGACGCAGGCGCGGCTGCTGCGCTATTGCCCGGCGTTCGCCGATTACCTGGCGCTGGGTGATTTCCATTTCTTCTGCCTGCAGCCCAAGCGCCTGCGCTTTATCGGCGGCTTCGGCCGCATGGGCTGGGTCGATGCCAGCGACTGGGCGGCGTTGCCGCAGCTGGCGGCGGCGCAGGAGCAGGCGCTGCTGGCGGTACTGCAGCCGGCGGATACGGCGCTGCAGCTGCTGGGGCTGGATGTCTGCGGGCTGGACGTGCTGCGCGACGGCGTGCGGCAGCGGCTGGACTTCGCCACACCGGCGAGCGAGGCGACCTTGCTGGCGACGGCACAGGCGCGACTGGCCGCGGCCGCTTAGGCGCGCTGCCGTCAGCGGGTAGTGCTGGCGCACAAGACCCTGCGCAAGACTGCAGCCGTTCGAGTACGGAATGCTGCCGCGTGCTCTAACCCGTTTGCTGGCCTCGTTCAGACTCTGCCGGACTAGGCGTTGCGCCAGTCGCAGATAATCTCCCTGTGTGCAGCGTCGGGCGGCGAGCCAGCCGCATTCGATGCCGCCCGCAAGCCGGGCGCCGCCGAGGCCACAGTGAGCCTCTGTACGATTCCTGCCTGCCTGCCCAGCCGGGCAACGGCAGCGCGCTGGACGCCTGCTACATCCGCACCTTCACGCCACGTCACACCGCAGATCGGGCTGCAGCCAACCTTGCGTTGGCCCTGAGCGCCGGACTGCATGATGTAGCAATCCCCATCCCGTCCAAGGGCAAGTCCCAGTTTCTCTCTGCTGCTGGCAAGACCCGGTACTTGCCGGTCTGGTCACGCTCATGCGACGGCGTATCGCCGGATGCTCGGTGTGATTCACAAGGCCGAAGTACTGCCGCTAGGCGGTTGGCGTGGCGGTTTTGATGGTGTCCTGTGCCAAAAGCCGAATGTTTTTGAT
Above is a genomic segment from Vogesella indigofera containing:
- a CDS encoding phage portal protein, which produces MSELDTLPTPANVEAFAFGDPEPVLDHRGLMDYLECAPTDNWFEPPLSFDGLARAKDASVHHASALVVKRNILASTFTPHKLLSRSAFSRLAMDYLVFGNCYLEQIENRFRAVISLKPAPAKYVRRSLDMTGYWWVPKLDNAHLLGRTIHLMEPDINQEVYGLPDYLAGLQSALLNESATLFRRRYYLNGSHAGFILHLTDSAMNQEDVDAIRDAMRRSKGPGNFRNLFLYTPNGTKDSLKVIPVAEVAAKDEFLGIKNATRDDVMAMHRVPPQLMGVLPNNTGGFGDVEKSAKVFWRNELVPLQERFLEINDLLGIEVVKFQPYQLDD
- a CDS encoding HugZ family pyridoxamine 5'-phosphate oxidase yields the protein MNIPVTDCLSLLHRCSSLALATQSQALPGYPFVTVLPFALDAAHRPWLLMSELAEHCRNVRADGRVSVLLQQAGEDVLQGERMTLVGDLQAMSPDTATQARLLRYCPAFADYLALGDFHFFCLQPKRLRFIGGFGRMGWVDASDWAALPQLAAAQEQALLAVLQPADTALQLLGLDVCGLDVLRDGVRQRLDFATPASEATLLATAQARLAAAA